The Argentina anserina chromosome 3, drPotAnse1.1, whole genome shotgun sequence genome includes a region encoding these proteins:
- the LOC126787191 gene encoding AP-1 complex subunit sigma-1-like, with the protein IHFVILLSRQGKVRLTKWFSTYSQKERSKVMRELNGIILNRGPKLCNFIEWRGLKVVYKRYASLYFCMCIDQDDNELEILQLIHHYVEILDRYFGCVCELDLIFHFHKAYYILDELLLAGELQESSKRVVGRMVAIHDRFVEAAKEEASSIGNIISQVTK; encoded by the exons ATTCATTTTGTCATACTGCTTAGTCGACAAGGAAAGGTGAGGCTCACCAAATGGTTTTCAACTTACTCACAAAAGGAACGATCTAAG gtaATGCGTGAACTGAACGGAATAATACTCAATCGAGGACCCAAGCTATGCAACTTTATAGAGTGGAGAGGACTCAAAGTTGTCTATAAAAG ATACGCCAGCTTGTATTTCTGCATGTGTATTGACCAAGATGACAATGAACTGGAGATACTTCAACTAATTCACCACTATGTTGAGATACTCGATCGTTACTTTGGCTGT GTTTGTGAGCTGGATTTGATATTTCACTTCCATAAg GCTTACTATATATTGGATGAACTTCTACTTGCTGGCGAGCTTCAAGAGTCAAGCAAAAGAGTAGTAGGACGAATGGTAGCTATCCAC GATCGATTTGTGGAGGCTGCTAAAGAGGAAGCTAGTTCAATTGGCAATATAATCTCACAAGTCACCAAGTAG